One genomic segment of Caldimonas brevitalea includes these proteins:
- a CDS encoding methylated-DNA--[protein]-cysteine S-methyltransferase, with the protein MHPIMIKSKSYPMPAALRAPYTAQHRITSPLGEILLARTADGLAGLWFEGQKDHPGGLSAPWQADDPLLLQTERELDAFWRGEPTEFSAPLDLHGTAFQRAVWQALLTIPTGHTTSYRSIAERVGTLSACRAVGAAVGRNPVSIIVPCHRVIGSSGGLTGYAGGLERKVALLRLEGVLAV; encoded by the coding sequence ATGCATCCCATCATGATCAAGTCCAAGTCCTATCCCATGCCCGCTGCGCTGCGCGCGCCCTACACCGCCCAGCACCGCATCACCTCGCCGCTCGGCGAGATTTTGCTGGCCCGCACGGCCGACGGGCTGGCCGGTCTGTGGTTCGAAGGGCAGAAGGACCACCCGGGCGGACTGAGCGCCCCGTGGCAGGCCGACGACCCCTTGCTGCTGCAGACTGAGCGTGAGCTCGACGCGTTTTGGCGCGGCGAGCCGACCGAGTTCAGCGCACCGCTGGACTTGCACGGCACGGCATTCCAGCGGGCCGTGTGGCAGGCCCTGCTCACCATCCCGACAGGCCACACGACGAGCTATCGCAGCATCGCCGAACGGGTCGGCACGCTGAGCGCATGCCGGGCAGTCGGCGCGGCGGTCGGCCGCAACCCGGTGTCGATCATCGTGCCCTGCCACCGCGTGATCGGCAGCAGCGGCGGGCTCACCGGGTATGCCGGGGGCTTGGAGCGCAAGGTGGCGCTGCTGCGGCTCGAAGGGGTGCTGGCGGTGTGA
- a CDS encoding Ada metal-binding domain-containing protein codes for MLDADAAYLALKARDLRFDGRLFVGVTSTGIYCRPVCRVRTPKRDNCRFFGSAAQAEACGFRPCLKCRPEIAPADGRLAWSVMDASRTLAHQAAHWLDRHASAGGEAHVEALAAALGITDRHVRRIFKAEHGVTPLQYLQTRRLLLAKQLLTDSALPITQVALACGFGSVRRFNAAFVERYGLNPGSLRKQAAGAATSASDMPVCLQLAYREPFEGAALRRFLAQRAITGVESVEVDGPLPHIRRSVRLTHEHGGETHGWLQVSFPPGRSVVRVELAPQLALHSARLIRLVRRWLDLDAVPEAIDESLAGLPGAGTRLPGAVDPFELAVRAVLGQQVTVAAARTFATRLVNAFGEPLATPWPEVSRLFPSPAVLAALAPEQLGELGIVRQRGAAILALAAQWDSLAPLIDHGPAAPAALLAHLEALPGIGPWTAHYIAMRALAWPDAFPPRDVAVLKAIEQRYGLHGPREAERLAQRWSPWRSYAVIRLWGSLAPAPRSAETERSACIPS; via the coding sequence ATGCTCGATGCCGACGCCGCCTACCTCGCCCTGAAAGCCCGCGACCTGCGGTTCGACGGCCGGCTGTTCGTCGGCGTCACGTCGACCGGCATCTATTGCCGCCCGGTGTGCCGCGTGCGCACCCCCAAGCGCGACAACTGCCGTTTTTTCGGCTCGGCCGCGCAGGCCGAGGCATGTGGCTTCAGGCCCTGCTTGAAGTGCCGACCGGAGATTGCGCCGGCGGACGGGCGGCTGGCCTGGTCGGTGATGGACGCGTCACGGACGCTCGCGCACCAGGCCGCGCATTGGCTCGACCGGCATGCGAGCGCGGGCGGTGAGGCGCATGTCGAAGCCTTGGCCGCCGCGCTCGGCATCACCGACCGCCATGTGCGGCGTATTTTCAAGGCCGAACACGGCGTGACACCGCTGCAATACCTGCAAACCCGCCGGCTGCTGCTGGCCAAGCAGTTGCTGACCGACAGTGCGCTGCCGATCACGCAGGTGGCACTGGCGTGCGGCTTCGGCAGTGTGCGCCGGTTCAACGCTGCCTTTGTCGAGCGGTATGGCCTGAACCCGGGCTCGCTGCGCAAGCAGGCGGCCGGAGCGGCGACGAGTGCCAGCGACATGCCGGTCTGCCTCCAACTGGCCTATCGCGAACCCTTCGAAGGCGCCGCGCTGCGCCGTTTTCTGGCGCAACGGGCGATTACAGGCGTCGAATCGGTCGAGGTCGACGGGCCGCTGCCGCACATCCGGCGCAGTGTCAGGCTCACGCACGAGCACGGCGGTGAAACCCACGGCTGGCTGCAGGTGAGCTTTCCGCCCGGGCGCTCGGTGGTGCGGGTGGAATTGGCGCCGCAACTGGCGCTGCACAGCGCCCGCTTGATCCGCTTGGTGCGGCGCTGGCTCGATCTGGACGCGGTGCCGGAAGCCATCGACGAATCGCTGGCCGGGTTGCCGGGGGCCGGCACGCGGCTGCCGGGGGCGGTGGACCCTTTCGAGTTGGCCGTGCGGGCGGTGCTCGGGCAGCAGGTGACGGTGGCGGCCGCACGCACTTTCGCGACCCGGTTGGTGAACGCGTTCGGCGAGCCGCTGGCCACGCCGTGGCCCGAGGTGAGCCGGTTGTTCCCGTCGCCGGCGGTGCTGGCCGCCCTGGCGCCGGAACAGCTCGGTGAACTCGGCATCGTGCGGCAGCGCGGCGCCGCCATCCTGGCCCTGGCGGCGCAGTGGGACAGCCTCGCGCCCTTGATCGATCATGGGCCTGCCGCCCCTGCCGCGCTGTTGGCCCACCTCGAAGCGTTGCCCGGCATCGGCCCCTGGACCGCGCACTACATCGCGATGCGCGCCCTCGCTTGGCCCGATGCCTTTCCGCCGCGCGACGTGGCCGTGCTCAAGGCGATCGAACAGCGGTATGGGCTGCACGGGCCGCGTGAGGCCGAACGGCTGGCCCAGCGCTGGAGCCCCTGGCGCTCGTATGCCGTGATCCGCCTGTGGGGGTCGCTGGCCCCTGCCCCCCGGTCCGCCGAGACGGAGCGTTCTGCATGCATCCCATCATGA
- a CDS encoding phosphomannomutase/phosphoglucomutase — protein MKVAASIFKAYDVRGVVGQTLDESVAEHLGRAFGSEARAQGEKVVAVGRDGRLSGPSLSAALIKGLRSTGVDVIELGPVTTPMTYYVAATRCKSGIQVTGSHNPKDYNGFKMVLAGRAIYGDEIQNLRRRIEEENYTQGEGGLTQLDVLKEYSDRITGDAKLARPMKIVVDSGNGIPGASAPGILRALGCDVTELYSEVNGDFPNHHPDPSKPENLADLMRTVKETDAEIGLAFDGDGDRLGVVTKDGSIIYPDRQLMLFATDILTRNPGAAIIYDVKCTQRLAPVIREAGGEPLMWKTGHSLVKAKLKETGSPIAGEMSGHIFFKERWYGFDDATYTAARLLEILSRSADPSAVLNGLPTSFNTPELNVPCAEGEHHQVIEKLRTQLDGGQLFKGAKEIITIDGIRAEYEDGFGLVRASNTTPVLVLRFEGHTQQALERIEHEFMAALRVVKPDAKVQAGH, from the coding sequence ATGAAAGTTGCAGCATCCATCTTCAAGGCCTATGACGTCCGCGGCGTCGTCGGCCAGACCCTCGACGAGTCGGTCGCCGAACACCTCGGTCGCGCCTTCGGGAGCGAAGCGCGCGCGCAAGGCGAGAAGGTGGTCGCTGTCGGCCGCGACGGCCGGCTCTCGGGCCCGTCTTTGTCCGCCGCCTTGATCAAGGGGCTCCGCAGCACCGGCGTCGACGTGATCGAACTCGGCCCGGTGACGACGCCGATGACCTATTACGTCGCCGCGACGCGCTGCAAATCGGGCATCCAGGTGACCGGCAGCCACAACCCGAAGGACTACAACGGCTTCAAGATGGTGCTCGCCGGCCGGGCCATCTACGGCGACGAGATCCAGAACTTGCGCCGCCGCATCGAGGAAGAGAACTACACGCAAGGCGAGGGCGGCCTGACCCAGCTCGACGTCCTGAAGGAATACAGCGACCGCATCACCGGCGATGCCAAGCTGGCCCGGCCGATGAAGATCGTGGTCGACTCCGGCAACGGCATCCCCGGCGCGTCCGCCCCCGGCATCCTGCGCGCGCTGGGCTGTGACGTCACCGAGCTGTACTCCGAGGTGAACGGCGACTTCCCCAACCACCACCCCGATCCGTCCAAGCCCGAGAACCTGGCCGACCTGATGCGCACCGTCAAGGAGACCGACGCCGAGATCGGCCTCGCCTTCGACGGCGACGGCGACCGGCTCGGTGTCGTCACCAAGGACGGCAGCATCATCTACCCCGACCGGCAGCTGATGCTGTTCGCGACCGACATCCTCACGCGCAACCCCGGTGCGGCCATCATCTACGACGTCAAGTGCACACAGCGCCTGGCCCCGGTGATCCGCGAAGCCGGCGGCGAGCCCTTGATGTGGAAGACCGGCCACTCGCTCGTGAAAGCCAAGCTGAAGGAAACCGGCTCGCCGATCGCCGGCGAGATGAGCGGCCACATCTTCTTCAAAGAGCGCTGGTACGGCTTCGACGACGCCACCTACACCGCCGCGCGTCTGCTCGAAATCCTCTCGCGCAGTGCCGACCCGAGCGCCGTGCTCAACGGCCTGCCCACCAGCTTCAACACGCCCGAGCTGAACGTCCCCTGCGCCGAAGGCGAGCACCACCAGGTGATCGAGAAGCTGCGCACCCAGCTCGACGGCGGCCAGCTGTTCAAGGGCGCCAAGGAGATCATCACGATCGACGGCATCCGGGCCGAATACGAAGACGGTTTCGGCCTGGTGCGGGCCTCCAACACCACCCCCGTGCTGGTGCTGCGCTTCGAGGGTCACACGCAGCAGGCGCTCGAGCGCATCGAGCACGAGTTCATGGCGGCGCTGCGGGTGGTCAAGCCCGACGCGAAGGTTCAAGCCGGCCATTGA
- a CDS encoding 3-deoxy-D-manno-octulosonic acid transferase, with protein sequence MSPVRRGVARHAYSLLLTVLKPAYLAKLWWRGRDEPLYRHAVLERLGLYRGRPSRDWVWVHAVSLGETRAAAGLIEALRRELPGMRLLLTNGTATGREAGEKLLQPGDRQAWLPYDTPGVVQRFFAQFQPRVGVLMETEVWPNLLHGAHDAGVPMVLANARLSEKSLRQAKRLDAVMRPAVRALHLVLAQTEADAARLREAGAAVVEVCGNIKFDMTPAPELLERGRAWRAALAGRPVVAAASTREGEEEPLLAAWRRLPSPRPLLLLVPRHPQRFDEVAGAVKAAGLMLARRSSWGGDAPGDTASAVDVWLGDTIGEMPAYYAAADVALLGGSFAPLGGQNLIEAAACGCPVVMGPHTFNFADAAELSLAAGASVRVADVDEGVDRAVALAQSAERGAWVSNCLSFSAAHRGAAATMAARIAALAADAPVKARAAS encoded by the coding sequence ATGAGCCCCGTGCGCCGGGGCGTCGCCCGGCACGCCTATTCGCTGCTGCTGACGGTGCTCAAGCCGGCCTATCTGGCCAAGCTGTGGTGGCGCGGGCGCGACGAGCCGCTGTACCGCCACGCGGTGCTGGAACGGCTCGGCCTTTACCGCGGGCGCCCCTCGCGCGATTGGGTCTGGGTGCACGCCGTCTCGCTCGGTGAGACACGCGCCGCAGCCGGCCTGATCGAGGCCTTGCGCCGGGAGCTGCCCGGCATGCGGCTGCTGCTGACCAACGGCACGGCCACCGGCCGCGAAGCCGGCGAAAAGCTCTTGCAGCCGGGTGACCGCCAAGCCTGGCTGCCCTACGACACCCCCGGTGTCGTGCAACGATTCTTCGCGCAGTTCCAGCCCCGCGTCGGTGTCCTGATGGAAACCGAGGTGTGGCCCAACCTGCTGCACGGCGCGCATGATGCCGGCGTGCCGATGGTGCTGGCCAATGCGCGCCTGAGCGAAAAAAGCCTGCGCCAGGCCAAGCGCCTCGACGCCGTGATGCGGCCCGCCGTGCGGGCCCTGCACCTCGTGCTCGCGCAAACCGAGGCGGATGCGGCGCGCCTGCGCGAAGCCGGCGCGGCGGTGGTGGAGGTGTGCGGCAACATCAAATTCGACATGACGCCCGCGCCCGAGCTGCTCGAGCGCGGCCGGGCCTGGCGCGCGGCCCTGGCCGGCCGCCCCGTGGTGGCCGCCGCCAGCACCCGCGAAGGCGAAGAAGAACCGCTGCTCGCCGCCTGGCGTCGCCTGCCGTCGCCGCGGCCCTTGCTGCTGCTGGTGCCGCGTCACCCGCAGCGCTTCGACGAGGTGGCGGGCGCGGTCAAGGCCGCCGGCCTGATGCTGGCGCGTCGCAGCAGTTGGGGGGGCGATGCACCGGGCGACACGGCGTCGGCCGTCGATGTCTGGCTGGGCGACACGATCGGCGAGATGCCGGCCTACTATGCGGCGGCCGACGTCGCGCTGCTGGGCGGCAGCTTCGCGCCGCTGGGCGGCCAGAACCTGATCGAGGCGGCCGCCTGCGGTTGCCCGGTGGTGATGGGCCCGCACACCTTCAACTTCGCCGATGCCGCCGAGCTCTCGCTGGCGGCCGGCGCCTCGGTGCGGGTGGCCGACGTGGACGAGGGGGTCGATCGGGCCGTGGCGCTGGCGCAATCGGCCGAGCGCGGCGCCTGGGTGTCGAACTGCTTGTCGTTTTCGGCGGCCCACCGCGGCGCGGCCGCGACGATGGCCGCACGCATCGCTGCGCTGGCGGCCGACGCGCCGGTCAAGGCGCGAGCAGCGAGCTGA
- a CDS encoding TolC family outer membrane protein, with the protein MSERASPTLRRPLRPLLRQLTLAAGIAALFGGAAGSAAAQSLAEVYEAARTYDAAYLAARAQAESTEYATQQAYRLRRPNAELNASANRVETDTSSGAERANRNVQGGISALQPLFNRSNSVTIEQAERNLEIARAELQRAEQDLIVRVADTYFQVLAARDALAAAQANKKAISEQLASAKRNFEVGTATITDTREAQARFDLATAQEIAADNDLRTKQIALDQLVGRSGVNPHPLPPAVTLPAVQPANVEEWVAQTDTAPTVRRAQVGLQIAELETEKARAGHLPTLDLVGQVQRGRTSGDAQSNLPGASGLGYAGSASVGLQMKLPLFAGFAVQNRIRETLLLEERSRNDYEAARRTVAQSTRQAFFGVQSGLAQVKALEAAEASSKLALEATQLGYKVGVRVNLDVLNAQTQLFNTQRDLARARYDVLVNGLRLRQAAGQLKPEDVAPVSSLLAP; encoded by the coding sequence ATGTCCGAGCGTGCCTCCCCGACCTTGCGCCGCCCCCTGCGCCCCTTGCTGCGACAGCTGACGCTGGCGGCCGGGATCGCGGCCTTGTTCGGCGGCGCGGCCGGCTCCGCGGCGGCGCAAAGCCTGGCCGAGGTGTATGAGGCCGCCCGCACCTACGACGCCGCCTACCTGGCCGCCCGCGCGCAGGCCGAGTCGACCGAGTACGCGACGCAGCAGGCGTACCGGTTGCGCCGGCCGAATGCGGAGTTGAATGCCTCGGCCAACCGGGTCGAGACCGACACGAGCAGCGGCGCCGAGCGCGCCAACCGCAACGTGCAGGGCGGCATCTCGGCGCTGCAGCCGCTGTTCAACCGCTCCAACAGCGTCACCATCGAGCAGGCCGAACGCAACCTCGAGATCGCCCGAGCCGAGCTGCAACGGGCCGAGCAGGACCTGATCGTGCGGGTGGCCGACACTTACTTCCAGGTGCTCGCCGCGCGCGACGCACTGGCAGCCGCCCAGGCCAACAAAAAGGCCATTTCGGAGCAACTGGCGTCGGCCAAGCGCAACTTCGAGGTCGGCACCGCCACCATCACCGACACGCGCGAGGCGCAAGCCCGCTTCGACCTCGCCACGGCGCAGGAAATCGCCGCCGACAACGACCTGCGCACCAAGCAGATCGCGCTCGACCAGTTGGTCGGCCGCTCGGGTGTCAACCCGCACCCGCTGCCGCCCGCGGTGACCTTGCCGGCGGTGCAGCCGGCCAATGTCGAGGAATGGGTGGCGCAGACCGACACCGCGCCGACTGTGCGGCGTGCCCAGGTGGGCCTGCAGATCGCCGAACTGGAGACCGAGAAGGCGCGTGCCGGGCACCTGCCGACGCTGGACCTGGTCGGCCAGGTCCAGCGTGGCCGCACCAGCGGCGATGCGCAAAGCAACCTGCCGGGGGCTTCTGGCCTCGGCTATGCAGGCAGCGCCAGCGTCGGCCTGCAGATGAAGCTGCCGCTGTTCGCCGGCTTCGCGGTGCAGAACCGCATCCGTGAAACGCTGCTGCTGGAAGAACGCTCGCGCAACGACTACGAGGCCGCGCGCCGCACCGTGGCGCAAAGCACCCGGCAGGCGTTTTTTGGCGTGCAGTCGGGGCTGGCGCAGGTGAAGGCGCTGGAAGCGGCCGAGGCGTCGAGCAAGCTGGCGCTCGAAGCGACACAGCTGGGCTACAAGGTGGGCGTGCGCGTCAACCTCGACGTCTTGAATGCGCAGACCCAGCTGTTCAACACCCAGCGTGACCTGGCCCGGGCGCGCTACGACGTGCTGGTGAACGGCTTGCGGCTGCGGCAGGCGGCCGGCCAGCTGAAGCCCGAGGACGTGGCCCCGGTCAGCTCGCTGCTCGCGCCTTGA
- a CDS encoding rhodanese-like domain-containing protein encodes MQQYTVRELQQHLLDSAAAGTARPLLLDVREPWEFSLAAIRVPQADTLHIPMQEVPARLAEIEAERLVVCVCHHGMRSLQVAHFLAGQGHDQVVNLQGGIDAWSEQIDPNVPRY; translated from the coding sequence ATGCAGCAATACACCGTTCGCGAACTTCAGCAACACCTGCTCGACAGCGCCGCCGCCGGCACGGCCCGGCCCCTGCTGCTGGACGTGCGCGAACCGTGGGAGTTCTCACTGGCGGCGATCCGGGTGCCGCAGGCCGACACGCTGCACATCCCGATGCAGGAAGTGCCGGCACGCCTGGCCGAGATCGAGGCAGAACGCCTGGTCGTGTGCGTCTGCCACCACGGCATGCGCAGCCTGCAGGTCGCGCACTTCCTGGCCGGCCAGGGGCACGACCAGGTGGTCAACCTGCAAGGCGGCATCGACGCCTGGTCCGAACAGATCGACCCGAACGTGCCGCGCTACTGA
- a CDS encoding protein-L-isoaspartate O-methyltransferase family protein, giving the protein MNIEQARFNMIEQQIRTWDVLDQSVLSLLAVVKREDFVPAAHRGMAFMDMMIPLKDNGSQGRTMLEPKLEARLLQELAVGKHEKVLEIGAGSGYMAALLAHKAQRVLSLEIDPELARTAADNLKRAAVMNAEVRHADGSKGALAEGPFDVILASGSVASVPQQLLDQLKVGGRLAAVVGHDPIMRAVVVTRIDQNAFRTVEVFDTLAPRLLGFGEPPKFSF; this is encoded by the coding sequence ATGAACATCGAACAAGCCCGCTTCAACATGATCGAACAACAGATCCGCACCTGGGACGTGCTGGATCAGTCTGTGCTTTCGCTGCTGGCGGTCGTGAAGCGCGAGGACTTCGTGCCCGCCGCCCACCGGGGCATGGCCTTCATGGACATGATGATCCCGCTGAAGGACAACGGCTCCCAGGGCCGCACCATGCTCGAGCCCAAGCTTGAGGCGCGGCTGCTGCAGGAACTGGCCGTCGGCAAGCACGAGAAAGTGCTCGAGATCGGCGCGGGCTCCGGCTACATGGCCGCGCTGCTGGCGCACAAGGCGCAACGTGTGCTGAGCCTCGAAATCGACCCCGAACTGGCCCGCACGGCGGCCGACAACCTCAAGCGCGCCGCGGTGATGAACGCCGAAGTGCGCCACGCCGACGGCTCCAAGGGCGCGCTGGCGGAAGGGCCGTTCGACGTCATCCTGGCGTCCGGCTCGGTGGCGAGCGTGCCCCAGCAGCTGCTCGACCAGCTCAAGGTGGGCGGCCGGCTCGCCGCCGTCGTCGGCCATGACCCGATCATGCGTGCCGTCGTCGTGACGCGCATCGACCAGAACGCCTTCCGCACCGTCGAGGTGTTCGACACCCTCGCGCCGCGCCTGCTCGGCTTCGGCGAGCCGCCCAAGTTCAGCTTCTGA
- a CDS encoding efflux RND transporter permease subunit, with protein MWFTRVSIKNPVLATMVMLAFVVLGLFALQRLKVDQFPDVEFPVVVVQIAYPGASPEIVETEVTKKIEEAVNTIAGINQLMSRSYDGQSVVIVQFNLDMDSRKAAEDVREKVAAIRPLLRDEVEEPRVLRFDPASRPIYTLALTSPDSSHSAVDLTGYADQVVQKRLENVRGVGSVTLVGGVQREVNIYLRPEAMEALGVGVDQVLRAVRTENQDLPAGALRSSESERVVQITGRLKRPEDFKEIIVARKGAAGVPVKLWQVADVVDGPQEIESLALYNGQRTLALSIQKAQGENTIDVVDGLNRVVEELRRELPKGLAIDVVSDNSRPIRVAVKNVRQTLLEGAVLTIAIVFLFLNSWRSTVITGLTLPIALIGTFLFMYWFGFSINMLTLMALSLCVGLLIDDAIVVRENIVRHVQMGKDARQASLDGTQEIGLAVLATTLSIVAVFLPIGFMGGIIGRFFHQFGVTIVAAVLISMFVSFTLDPMMSSVWHDPAIHGHGTADAPGRRRSLYDRTLGRLTGAVERFSEWLAEVYQSLLAWSLRHKLATLGIAAASLIASFALLPVLGTEFVPKADFSETTVSFYTPTGSSLEVTEAKARQVDAILHEFPEVNYTLTTINTGQAQGRNYATVQVRLVDRHLRERSVDAMSTVLRERLSRVPGITVTHVGLLDSVGGAKPVSVSIQGTDLRELQRLTDQLAARLQTIPGLVDLDTTMKPSKPTVDVNVKREAASDLGLSVGSITSTLRGLVAGETTGNWRAENDESYDVKVRLAPQARQSLPDLERLGLTLTAADGSTRIVRLSQVAEVTPSFGPNQINRRDLSREVEITANVAGRSLGEVSADIRRVLDDTAFQPGYRYRFGGSTKDMQESFGYALSALALAVIFIYMILASQFKSFLQPIALMSSLPLTMIGVVLILLMFRSTLNMFSIIGVVMLMGLVTKNAILLVDFANRAREGHSGEGLDGTRLDREAALLMAARVRLRPILMTTLAMVFGMVPLAFALSEGAEQRAPMGQAVIGGVVTSSLLTLVVVPVIYCYLDDLSAWLKRKWRGHGEVMPAVTAGEAK; from the coding sequence ATGTGGTTCACGCGCGTCTCGATCAAGAACCCCGTGCTCGCCACGATGGTCATGCTGGCCTTCGTGGTGCTGGGGCTGTTCGCGTTGCAGCGGCTCAAGGTCGACCAGTTCCCCGATGTCGAGTTTCCGGTGGTGGTGGTGCAGATCGCCTACCCCGGCGCGTCGCCCGAGATCGTCGAAACCGAGGTCACCAAGAAGATCGAGGAAGCGGTCAACACCATCGCCGGCATCAACCAGCTGATGTCGCGCTCGTATGACGGCCAGTCGGTCGTCATCGTGCAGTTCAACCTCGACATGGACAGCCGCAAGGCCGCCGAGGACGTGCGCGAAAAGGTGGCCGCGATCCGCCCCCTGCTGCGCGACGAGGTGGAAGAACCCCGCGTGCTGCGCTTCGATCCCGCATCACGCCCGATCTACACGCTGGCGCTGACGTCGCCTGACAGCTCCCACAGCGCCGTCGACCTGACCGGCTACGCCGACCAGGTGGTGCAGAAGCGGCTCGAGAACGTGCGCGGTGTGGGTTCGGTGACGCTGGTGGGCGGTGTGCAGCGTGAGGTCAACATCTACCTGCGGCCCGAGGCGATGGAAGCGCTGGGCGTCGGCGTCGACCAGGTGCTGCGCGCGGTGCGCACCGAAAACCAGGACCTGCCGGCCGGCGCACTGCGCTCCAGCGAGAGCGAGCGGGTGGTGCAGATCACCGGCCGGCTCAAGCGCCCGGAAGACTTCAAGGAGATCATCGTCGCGCGCAAAGGCGCGGCCGGCGTGCCGGTCAAGCTGTGGCAGGTGGCCGACGTGGTCGACGGCCCGCAGGAGATCGAGAGCCTGGCGCTCTACAACGGCCAGCGCACGCTGGCACTGTCGATCCAGAAGGCCCAGGGCGAGAACACGATCGATGTGGTCGACGGCCTGAACCGGGTGGTCGAGGAACTGCGGCGCGAGCTGCCCAAGGGCCTGGCGATCGACGTGGTGAGCGACAACTCGCGCCCGATCCGGGTCGCGGTCAAGAACGTGCGCCAGACGCTGCTCGAAGGCGCGGTGCTGACCATCGCGATCGTGTTCCTGTTCCTGAACTCGTGGCGCTCGACCGTCATCACCGGCCTGACGCTGCCGATCGCGCTGATCGGCACCTTTTTGTTCATGTACTGGTTCGGCTTCTCGATCAACATGCTGACGCTGATGGCGCTGAGCCTGTGCGTGGGCCTGCTGATCGACGACGCCATCGTCGTGCGCGAGAACATCGTGCGCCATGTGCAGATGGGCAAGGACGCCCGCCAGGCCTCGCTCGACGGCACCCAAGAGATCGGCCTGGCGGTGCTGGCGACCACCTTGTCGATCGTCGCGGTGTTTCTGCCGATCGGCTTCATGGGCGGCATCATCGGCCGGTTTTTCCACCAGTTCGGCGTCACCATCGTCGCCGCCGTCCTGATCTCGATGTTCGTGAGCTTCACGCTCGACCCGATGATGTCGAGCGTCTGGCACGACCCGGCCATCCACGGCCACGGCACGGCCGACGCACCCGGCCGCCGGCGCAGCCTCTACGACCGCACGCTGGGCCGGCTCACCGGGGCCGTCGAGCGCTTCTCGGAGTGGCTGGCCGAGGTCTACCAGAGCCTCCTGGCCTGGTCGCTGCGCCACAAGCTGGCCACGCTGGGCATCGCGGCGGCAAGCCTGATCGCAAGTTTTGCGCTGCTGCCGGTGCTCGGCACCGAGTTCGTGCCCAAGGCCGACTTCTCCGAGACCACGGTCAGCTTCTACACGCCGACCGGTTCGTCGCTCGAAGTGACCGAAGCCAAGGCGCGGCAGGTCGATGCGATCCTGCACGAGTTCCCGGAGGTGAACTACACGCTGACGACCATCAACACCGGCCAGGCGCAAGGCAGGAACTACGCGACGGTGCAGGTGCGGCTGGTCGACCGGCACCTGCGCGAGCGAAGTGTCGATGCGATGTCGACGGTGCTGCGCGAGCGCTTGTCGCGCGTGCCCGGCATCACGGTCACCCACGTCGGCCTGCTCGATTCGGTGGGCGGCGCCAAGCCGGTCTCGGTGTCGATCCAGGGCACCGACCTGCGCGAGCTGCAACGCCTGACCGACCAGCTGGCGGCCCGGCTGCAGACCATCCCCGGCCTGGTCGACCTCGACACGACGATGAAGCCGAGCAAACCCACCGTCGACGTCAACGTCAAGCGTGAGGCGGCCTCCGACCTCGGCCTGAGCGTGGGCAGCATCACCAGCACCTTGCGCGGCCTGGTGGCGGGCGAGACCACCGGCAACTGGCGCGCCGAAAACGACGAGAGCTACGACGTGAAGGTGCGCTTGGCCCCGCAGGCGCGTCAGTCGCTGCCCGACCTGGAGCGTTTGGGCCTCACGCTGACCGCCGCCGACGGCAGCACCCGCATCGTGCGCCTGTCGCAGGTGGCCGAGGTGACGCCCTCGTTCGGCCCCAACCAGATCAACCGGCGCGACCTGAGCCGCGAGGTGGAGATCACGGCCAACGTGGCCGGGCGCTCGCTCGGCGAGGTGTCGGCCGACATCCGGCGGGTGCTCGACGACACCGCGTTCCAGCCCGGCTACCGCTACCGCTTCGGCGGCTCGACCAAGGACATGCAGGAGTCGTTCGGCTATGCGCTGTCGGCGCTGGCGCTCGCCGTGATCTTCATCTACATGATCCTGGCGTCGCAGTTCAAGAGCTTTTTGCAGCCGATTGCGCTGATGTCGTCGCTGCCGCTGACGATGATCGGCGTGGTGCTGATCCTGCTGATGTTCCGCTCGACGCTGAACATGTTCTCGATCATCGGCGTCGTGATGCTGATGGGCCTGGTGACGAAAAACGCGATCCTGCTGGTCGACTTCGCCAACCGCGCCCGCGAAGGCCACAGCGGCGAAGGCCTGGACGGCACCCGTTTGGACCGTGAAGCCGCATTGCTGATGGCGGCCCGGGTGCGCTTGCGCCCGATCCTGATGACCACGCTGGCGATGGTGTTCGGCATGGTGCCGCTCGCCTTCGCGCTGTCCGAGGGCGCCGAGCAACGTGCACCGATGGGCCAGGCGGTGATCGGTGGTGTGGTGACGTCGTCGCTGCTGACGCTGGTGGTGGTGCCGGTCATCTATTGCTACCTGGACGACCTGTCGGCGTGGCTGAAGCGGAAGTGGCGCGGCCACGGCGAAGTGATGCCGGCGGTGACGGCAGGGGAGGCGAAATAA